The sequence ACAGAAGCTTGCACTTTCATAACTTCTCTCTTTACTCAGTAGAACTAGTATTTTTCTTCATTAAGGTTTGATTAGTATATTGATGTGATGTTAAATGTGATTGCAATTGAGCAATAAAGTCCATTGCAACAACAGCAACAATCAATAATGAAGTACCTTGTAAATGTAAACTACTTGATAAACCCAATGAGTTTTGTATCAACATCGGTAACACACAAATGATTGTAATATAAATCGCACCAATGAATGTCAAACGCCCCAGAACTTGATCTAAATAGCGAGCCGTTTGTTCACCTGGACGAATACCAGGCACATAAGCACCACTACGCTTTAAATTTTCAGCAATTTCTTTTGGACTGAACATCAAAGCAGAATAAAAGTAGCAGAAAAAAATAATCAATACAGCAAATAACACGATATATAATGGTTGCCCATACCCAAGATAAATAGACACATCTTGTAGCATACGCTTCACTGGGCCTGCATTAGGATCACCTAACCATTGACCTAAACTTGCTGGTACCATCAATAATGAACTTGCAAAAATTACAGGAATCACACCTGCCATATTAATTTTAAATGGCAAATGTGATTGTTGAGCAGAAAACATTCTTCTATCTTGCTGTTTTTGTGCATAATTCACAGTTACGCGACGTTGTGCTTTTTCAATAAACACAATACCAACTAAAACAGCTAGCGATAATACTCCTAAAGAAATAAGTGGAATTAATTTATCACTACTTTCTACTGGGAAAAACTGCAAAATAGTTGAAGGTAATGCAGCAACAATACCTGCAAAAATAATCATTGATATACCATTACCAATACCACGTTCAGTAATTTGCTCACCAAGCCACATCAAGAACATTGTCCCAGCAACCAAAGAAGTTACTGCAGGAATATAAAATGCCAATCCAGTCGTAGAAGTAATATTCTGACTAATTAGTCCTGCACTCATACCCATTGCTTGTACTAGTGCTAAAACTAAAGTTCCATAACGTGTATATTGATTAATTTTACGGCGTCCTTGTTCACCTTCTTTCTTAAGAGCTTCTAAAGCAGGAACAATACTTGTAACAAGCTGTATGACAATAGAAGCTGTAATATAAGGCATAATTCCTAAAGCGAAAATTGACATTCTTTCCAAAGCACCACCAGAAAACATATTGAATAAACCAACAAAAGTTCCTTCATTATGTTTAAAAAACTCTGCTAATGCTTGGTTATCAATACCAGGTAAAGGAATGTGTACCCCTAGTCGAAATACCAATAAAGCTCCAAGTAGAAACATCATTCGGCGAATAAGATCACGATATTTAATATGAAAAGGTTGCCCTTTTTGCACATGACCATCTAAACTAGGAGATTTTAACACCTTTCATTACCCCTCGACTTTACCACCAGCAGCCTCAATAGCAGCTTTAGCACCTTTAGTTAATGCTACATCTTGAACAGTAAATGCACGAGTTACTTCACCAGAAAGAATAATACGAGCACGCAACATATCTTTACGCACAATATTTGCTGCTTTTAAAGTTTCAAGGCTAATAGTTTCGCCTTCAATTTTATTTAATTCAGACAAACGTACTTCTGCTGTTTTAAGTGCAATCTGACTAGTAAAGCCAAACTTTGGCAAACGACGGTAGATCGCAGTTTGACCACCTTCAAAACCTGGACGCACACCACCACTTTTACGTGATTTTTGACCTTTGATACCACGACCACCAGTCTTACCAACACCAGAGCCAATACCACGACCTAAACGGCGATGTTCACGTTTAGCACCTTCAGCAGGTGCAAGTTCATTTAAACGCAGAGTCATGTGTTATTCCTCTACACTAACCATATAATACACTTTATTAATCATACCTCGGTTAGAAGGCGTATCTTGCACTTCTACAGTATGACCAATACGACGCAGACCTAAACCTTTCAAACATTGTTTATGCTTTTCTAAACGATGTGATGAAGACTTAGTCTGGGTAACTTTAATCGTTTTCATGATTGATTACCCTTGAATTTCTTCTACAGAAAGACCACGTTTAGCAGCAACTTTTTCTGGAGAAGTCATATCACGTAAACCTTTAAATGTTGCATTTACAACATTCGCAGCATTTGTAGATCCATAGCATTTAGCAAGTACATTTTGAACACCAGCAGCTTCTAACACTGCACGCATTGCACCACCAGCAATTACACCAGTACCTTCAGAAGCAGGTTGCATATAAACACGGCTTGCACCATGACGAGCATTTACTGGATGCTGTAATGTTGTACCATTTAAATCTACAGTAATCATATTACGGCGTGCAGCCTCTAAAGCTTTAGCAATTGCAGCAGGCACTTCACGAGCTTTACCACGACCAAAACCTACACGACCATTACCATCACCTACCACAGTTAATGCTGTGAAAGAGAAAATACGACCACCTTTTACAACTTTGGCTACACGATCTACAGCAACCAGCTTTTCAACGAGACCTTCGTTTTGTTCAACTTTTGCCATGATTAGAACTCCAAGCCACCTTCACGAGCAGCATCAGCTAATGCTTTGATACGACCATGATATTTAAAACCCGAACGGTCAAAAGCAACAGCTGTAATACCAGCAGCTTTTGCACGTTCAGCAATTAATGCACCTACTTTCTTTGCAGCTTCAACATTACCAGTTGTACCGCTACGCAAAGTAGCATCTAAAGTTGAAGCTTGAGCTAAAACTTTTCCACCATCTGCTGAAATAATTTGCGCATAGATATGACGTGGTGTACGATTTACACACAAACGAATTGCACCTAAAGCACGGATGTGTAAACGAGTGCTTTTTGCACGACGCAAACGAGATTGTTTCTTTTCGTTCATCTTTTACACCCTTACTTCTTCTTAGCTTCTTTACGAAGTACAACTTCATCTGAATAACGCACACCTTTACCTTTATATGGTTCAGGAGCACGATATGCACGAATATTTGCTGCAACTTGACCTAATTTTTGTTTATCTGCAGACTTCAAAACAATTTCTGTTTGAGTTGGAGTTTCAGCAGTTACACCTTCAGGTAAAGTGTAGTTAATAGGGTGTGAATAACCTAAGTTTAAATTCACAACATTACCTTGAACTGCAGCTTTATAACCAACACCAATAAGTTGTAATTTGCGTTCAAAACCTTCACTTACACCTTTCACAAGGTTATTTAATACAGCACGAGCAGTACCAGCTTGCATCCAAGCGTCTTTAGACTCTTTTACAGGAGCAACTTGAAGTTTACCTTCTTCCTGTTTCAACTCGACCAGTGCATGCAGGTTGAAAGATAGTGTACCTTTACTACCTTTCACTTCGACCTGCCGACCGTTCTGAGTAACTGTAACACCATTTGGCACAGTTACTGGGGCTTTAGCCACACGAGACATGAGGAATCACCTTAATTAAGAAACAAAAGCAATTACTTCACCACCAATACCTGCAACACGTGCTGCACGATCAGTCATGATACCTTTGCTTGTAGAAATAATTGCAATACCCAAACCTTGTTTAACACTTGGTAAGCTATCTTTTGCACGATATTGACGTAAACCTGGACGGCTTACACGTTTAATCGTTTCAATAACTGGTTTGCCTTCAAAATATTTTAAAGTTAAAGTCAAAGTTGATTTAACACCATCTTGTGCTACTTCAACATTTGAGATATAACCCTCTTTCTCTAATAAATTTGCAATAGCAACTTTTAATTTAGAGCTTGGCATAGAAACAGTTTCTTTCTTTGCCATTTGTGCGTTACGAACACGAGTTAACATGTCGGCAACTGTATCTTGCATACTCATTTTGTAGCTCCTTACCAGCTTGCCTTAACAACACCAGGTACATCACCCTGCATTACTGTTAAACGCAACATATTACGACTTAAACCAAATTTACGGAAATAGCCATGTGGACGACCTGTCAATCCACAACGATTGCGTAAACGAACAGGAGAGGCATTACGAGGCAATGCTTGTAATTTCAACATTGCTTCAAAACGCTCTTCCTCACTTGCATTCACATTAGCAATAACTGCTTTTAATTCAGCACGTTTTGCAGCATATTTTGCAACAGTTTTCTCGCGTTTTAACTCACGATTTACCATACTTTTCTTAGCCATATCGACCTCTTACTTAAATGGGAAGCCGAACGCACGAAGAAGTGCACGACCTTCATCATCATTACGAGCAGTTGTAGTAATTGTAATATCTAAACCACGGATACGGTCAATTTTGTCAAAATCAATTTCAGGGAAAACGATTTGCTCTTTTAGACCCATAGAATAGTTACCACGACCATCAAAAGATTTTGAAGAAAAACCACGGAAATCACGAATACGTGGGATAGCAATCGAAATCAAACGATCTAAAAATTCATACATTTGATCACCACGAAGGGTTACTTTACAACCAATCGGCCAACCATCACGAATTTTAAAACCTGCAATTGACTTACGAGCCAATGTTACTACTGGTTTTTGACCAGCAATTAATTGCATATCAGCAACTGCACCATCTAACAATTTTTTGTCAGTTGCAGCAGCACCAACACCCATATTGAGAGTAATCTTAGTGATGCGAGGAATTTCCATCACGTTAGCTAAACCAAGTTCTTCTTTTAACTTAGCTTTAAGCTCTTCATTATAACGAGTTTTAAGTCTGGCCATTGCCTTTCCAACCTATTACTTCGCCACCGCCACTGGTTCACCATTAGATTTGTAAACGCGTGTTTTTACACCATCTACAACTTGATAACCAACACGGTCAGCCTTTTGGGTTGCAGCATTTAAAATTGCCACATTTGAAATATGAAGCGAAGCTTCTTGTTTAACAATACCACCTTCAGCACCAGTTAAACGATTTGGCTTTTGATGCTTCGTTACTAAGTTAAGACCTTCAATCTTAACACGGTCACCAGATACTGATAAAACTGTACCTTGTTTACCTTTCTCTTTACCAGCAATCACAATAACTTGATCGCCTGCTTTAATTTTTGCCATGACTGCCTCTTTTTACAAAACTTCTGGAGCCAATGAAATAATTTTCATGAACTGTTCAGTACGAAGTTCACGTGTCACTGGTCCGAAAATACGAGTAGCAATCGGAGCTTTGTTATTATTCAACAATACTGCTGCATTATCATCAAAACGGATTAATGAACCATCTGGACGACGCACACCAAATTTTGTACGAACAACAACTGCATTCATCACGTCACCTTTTTTAACACGGCCACGCGGAATAGCTTCTTTTACAGTCACTTTAATAATGTCGCCAACAGAAGCATAACGACGATGTGAACCACCTAGTACTTTAATACATTGTACACGGCGAGCACCGCTGTTATCTGCAACGTCGAGCATAGTTTCGGTCTGAATCATTGCCCTACTCCAAAAACCAAGCACTACTAGCCACAAATTCGAGTAAATATGATACCCGAATTTGGCTAATAATGCAATAAAAACGTTAATTACTCAGTAGCAGCTTCAACTACATCGACTAAAACCCAAGATTTAGTCTTTGAAATTGGGCGACTTTCTTTGATAGTTACAATATCACCAATTTTAGCAGTATTGTTTTCATCATGAGCATGTAATTTGGTTGAACGGCGAATTGATTTGCCGTACACCGGGTGTTGAACACGGCGTTCAATAAGTACAACAATAGATTTATCCATTTTGTCACTTACGACTTTACCTGTTAACGTGCGGACTACTTTTTCACTCATTGTCCGTTCCCCTGTTTTTCGGTAAGGAGTGTTTTAATGCGAGCAATAGTTTTGCGAGCAACTTTTACTTCATGTGTTTTACTCAATTGACCAGTTGATTTTGCCATACGCAAACGAAACTGATTTAATTGTTGTTCATCAAGTAAAGCTTTTAACTCTTCTACCGATTTTTCACGTAGATCTTTAGTATTCATTTACATTACCGTCCGAGTCACGATAGTGGTCTTAAACGGAAGTTTAGCAGCAGCTAAAGCAAATGCTTCGCTCGCTAATTCGTCGTTTACACCTTCAATTTCGTACAGAATCTTACCAGGTTTAATTTCACAAACCCAATATTCCACATTACCTTTACCGTTACCCATACGAACTTCTAATGGTTTTTCAGTAATTGGTTTATCAGGGAATACACGGATAAAGATTTTACCACCACGCTTAATACGACGACTGATAGTACGACGACAAGCTTCAATTTGACGAGCAGTCATACGACCGCGTTCTGTAGCTTTTAATGCAATACTACCAAATGATACTGTACTTCCACGATGTGCCAAACCTGTATTACGGCCTTTATGCACTTTACGGAATTTAGTACGTTTAGGTTGCAACATGGATTATTCTCCCTTGTCCGCAGCACGGTCATTATTGCGACGACGGCGTTCTTGCCCTTCACCACGACCACGACCACGTTTAGCTGGACGCTCTTCAGCTGGAGTTGGGTTCATAACTTGTTTCATACCACCCAAAATCTCACCACGGAAGATCCATACTTTAACGCCGATAGTACCATAAGTTGTTTCAGCACGCATAGTTGCATAATCAATATCAGCACGAAGTGTATGTAGAGGTACACGACCTTCACGATACCATTCTGTACGAGCGATTTCCGCACCACCTAAACGACCAGAAACTTCAACTTTGATACCCTTAGCACCAGCACGCATCGTATTTTGTACCGCACGTTTCATTGCACGACGGAACATTACACGTTTTTCTAATTGTGAAGCAATTGCTTCTGCAACTAAACGTGCGTCTAAATCTGGGCGATCAATTTCATTGATACTGACTTGTACAGGAACACCCATGATTTTAGCAAGTTTGTTCTGTAATTTTTCAATATCTTCACCTTTCTTACCAATCACGATACCAGGGCGAGCTGTACTAATTGTTACTTTAGCTGCACCAGTAGGACGCTCGATAAGAATATTACTAACCATTGCATTTTTAAGTTCTTTATTTAAAAACTCACGAACTTGCAAATCTTTAAGCAAATAGTCAGCATATTGTTTCGGATTAGCATACCAGTTAGCATTGTGACGTTTCACAACACCTAAACGAATGCCAATTGGATGAACCTTTTGACCCATATCAAACCCCTACCTTAACGGTGATATGACAAGTACGCTTAGTGATACGATCTGCACGACCTTTTGCACGAGGCATGATACGCTTTAAGCTCATACCCTCATCAACAAAAATCGTTGTTACCTTCAAATCGTCTACATCTAAACCGTTATTATGTTCAGCATTCGCAATCGCTGATTCAAGTGCTTTTTTAACCAGCACTGCTGCTTTTTTATTGCTAAAATTTAAAATATCCAAAGCACGAGCAACAGATTTACCACGTACTTGATCAGCAACTAAGCGAGCTTTTTGTGCCGAGATAGCGGCACCGCGTAATTTTGCAGTAACTTCCATCATGACACCTATTAACGTTTAGACTTCTTATCAACACCGTGACCACGATAGGTACGAGTTGGAGCGAATTCACCCAATTTATGTCCAACCATATGCTCTGTAATAATTACAGGAACATGGTTACGACCATTATGCACAGAAATTGTTAAACCAACAAAATCTGGAAGAATCATCGAACGACGAGACCAAGTTTTAATCGGCTTACGAGAATTACTCGCAATAGCCGCTTCAACCTTAGCAAACAAGTGCGCATCGACGAATGGACCTTTTTTCAATGAACGAGGCATTAGTCAGATTCCTTTACTTGTTACTTGACACGACGGTCGCGGATAATCATCTTAGAAGTACGCTTATTAGTACGAGTCTTGTACCCTTTAGCTTTTTGACCCCATGGACTTACAGGCTGAATACCTTTGTTACGTCCTTCACCACCACCATGTGGGTGATCTACAGGGTTCATAGCCATACCACGTACGGTAGGACGAACACCACGCCAGCGTGAAGCACCAGCTTTACCTAATGAACGAAGGTTATTTTCGCTATTAGAAACTTCGCCAATTACAGCACGGCAGTCTACATGTACTTTACGCATTTCGCCTGAACGCAAACGAATAATTGCATAAGAACCATCACGACCTAATAATTGAACTGAAGCACCAGCAGAACGTGCCAATTGAGCACCTTTACCAATTTTCAATTCTAAGTTATGAAGTGTAGAACCTAATGGCATATTACGAAGTGGCAAGCAGTTACCTGTACGGATAGGAGCATCATTACCTGACTGTACACTATCACCTGCACGCAAACCTTTTGGTGCAATGATATAACGACGTTCACCATCTGCATATTTTAATAATGCAATATGAGCAGTACGGTTTGGATCGTATTCAATACGCTCTACAACAGCTGGAATACCATCTTTATTACGTTTAAAATCAACAATACGATAGTGCTGTTTATGACCACCACCAACATGGCGAGTAGTAATGTGACCGTTATTATTACGACCACCAGTACGTTTTTTAGCTTCTACCAACGGTGCATAAGGACGACCTTTGTGAAGATGATCATGTACCACCTTCTCTACAAAGCGACGACCTGGAGACGTTGGCTTACATTTTTGAATCGGCATAATTTTCGTCCTTATTCCGCTGCATTCTCAGCGGTATCGCCCAAGTCAGCCATTTCTACATCTTGACCAGCTTTCAGGGTGACGTATGCTTTTTTAACATCAGAACGTCGTCCTAATGTACGACCAAAGCGTTTAGTTTTACCTTTAGTGATTGTTGTATTTACTTTAACAACTTCAACACCAAAGAGTTTTTCTACTGCTTTTTTAATTTCAAGTTTAGTTGCATTGATATCAACTTTAAATACTTGAACACCAGCAGTATCACCTAAAATTTGCGCTTTTTCTGAGAATACTGGCCCTTTTAAGACCTGATAGATACGTTCGTTATTCATCCGAGTT comes from Moraxella sp. ZY210820 and encodes:
- the secY gene encoding preprotein translocase subunit SecY; translation: MLKSPSLDGHVQKGQPFHIKYRDLIRRMMFLLGALLVFRLGVHIPLPGIDNQALAEFFKHNEGTFVGLFNMFSGGALERMSIFALGIMPYITASIVIQLVTSIVPALEALKKEGEQGRRKINQYTRYGTLVLALVQAMGMSAGLISQNITSTTGLAFYIPAVTSLVAGTMFLMWLGEQITERGIGNGISMIIFAGIVAALPSTILQFFPVESSDKLIPLISLGVLSLAVLVGIVFIEKAQRRVTVNYAQKQQDRRMFSAQQSHLPFKINMAGVIPVIFASSLLMVPASLGQWLGDPNAGPVKRMLQDVSIYLGYGQPLYIVLFAVLIIFFCYFYSALMFSPKEIAENLKRSGAYVPGIRPGEQTARYLDQVLGRLTFIGAIYITIICVLPMLIQNSLGLSSSLHLQGTSLLIVAVVAMDFIAQLQSHLTSHQYTNQTLMKKNTSSTE
- the rplO gene encoding 50S ribosomal protein L15, giving the protein MTLRLNELAPAEGAKREHRRLGRGIGSGVGKTGGRGIKGQKSRKSGGVRPGFEGGQTAIYRRLPKFGFTSQIALKTAEVRLSELNKIEGETISLETLKAANIVRKDMLRARIILSGEVTRAFTVQDVALTKGAKAAIEAAGGKVEG
- the rpmD gene encoding 50S ribosomal protein L30, which produces MKTIKVTQTKSSSHRLEKHKQCLKGLGLRRIGHTVEVQDTPSNRGMINKVYYMVSVEE
- the rpsE gene encoding 30S ribosomal protein S5, whose translation is MAKVEQNEGLVEKLVAVDRVAKVVKGGRIFSFTALTVVGDGNGRVGFGRGKAREVPAAIAKALEAARRNMITVDLNGTTLQHPVNARHGASRVYMQPASEGTGVIAGGAMRAVLEAAGVQNVLAKCYGSTNAANVVNATFKGLRDMTSPEKVAAKRGLSVEEIQG
- the rplR gene encoding 50S ribosomal protein L18 — translated: MNEKKQSRLRRAKSTRLHIRALGAIRLCVNRTPRHIYAQIISADGGKVLAQASTLDATLRSGTTGNVEAAKKVGALIAERAKAAGITAVAFDRSGFKYHGRIKALADAAREGGLEF
- the rplF gene encoding 50S ribosomal protein L6, producing MSRVAKAPVTVPNGVTVTQNGRQVEVKGSKGTLSFNLHALVELKQEEGKLQVAPVKESKDAWMQAGTARAVLNNLVKGVSEGFERKLQLIGVGYKAAVQGNVVNLNLGYSHPINYTLPEGVTAETPTQTEIVLKSADKQKLGQVAANIRAYRAPEPYKGKGVRYSDEVVLRKEAKKK
- the rpsH gene encoding 30S ribosomal protein S8; its protein translation is MSMQDTVADMLTRVRNAQMAKKETVSMPSSKLKVAIANLLEKEGYISNVEVAQDGVKSTLTLTLKYFEGKPVIETIKRVSRPGLRQYRAKDSLPSVKQGLGIAIISTSKGIMTDRAARVAGIGGEVIAFVS
- the rpsN gene encoding 30S ribosomal protein S14, producing the protein MAKKSMVNRELKREKTVAKYAAKRAELKAVIANVNASEEERFEAMLKLQALPRNASPVRLRNRCGLTGRPHGYFRKFGLSRNMLRLTVMQGDVPGVVKASW
- the rplE gene encoding 50S ribosomal protein L5, producing MARLKTRYNEELKAKLKEELGLANVMEIPRITKITLNMGVGAAATDKKLLDGAVADMQLIAGQKPVVTLARKSIAGFKIRDGWPIGCKVTLRGDQMYEFLDRLISIAIPRIRDFRGFSSKSFDGRGNYSMGLKEQIVFPEIDFDKIDRIRGLDITITTTARNDDEGRALLRAFGFPFK
- the rplX gene encoding 50S ribosomal protein L24; its protein translation is MAKIKAGDQVIVIAGKEKGKQGTVLSVSGDRVKIEGLNLVTKHQKPNRLTGAEGGIVKQEASLHISNVAILNAATQKADRVGYQVVDGVKTRVYKSNGEPVAVAK
- the rplN gene encoding 50S ribosomal protein L14, whose translation is MIQTETMLDVADNSGARRVQCIKVLGGSHRRYASVGDIIKVTVKEAIPRGRVKKGDVMNAVVVRTKFGVRRPDGSLIRFDDNAAVLLNNNKAPIATRIFGPVTRELRTEQFMKIISLAPEVL
- the rpsQ gene encoding 30S ribosomal protein S17, producing MSEKVVRTLTGKVVSDKMDKSIVVLIERRVQHPVYGKSIRRSTKLHAHDENNTAKIGDIVTIKESRPISKTKSWVLVDVVEAATE
- the rpmC gene encoding 50S ribosomal protein L29, coding for MNTKDLREKSVEELKALLDEQQLNQFRLRMAKSTGQLSKTHEVKVARKTIARIKTLLTEKQGNGQ
- the rplP gene encoding 50S ribosomal protein L16, encoding MLQPKRTKFRKVHKGRNTGLAHRGSTVSFGSIALKATERGRMTARQIEACRRTISRRIKRGGKIFIRVFPDKPITEKPLEVRMGNGKGNVEYWVCEIKPGKILYEIEGVNDELASEAFALAAAKLPFKTTIVTRTVM
- the rpsC gene encoding 30S ribosomal protein S3, with protein sequence MGQKVHPIGIRLGVVKRHNANWYANPKQYADYLLKDLQVREFLNKELKNAMVSNILIERPTGAAKVTISTARPGIVIGKKGEDIEKLQNKLAKIMGVPVQVSINEIDRPDLDARLVAEAIASQLEKRVMFRRAMKRAVQNTMRAGAKGIKVEVSGRLGGAEIARTEWYREGRVPLHTLRADIDYATMRAETTYGTIGVKVWIFRGEILGGMKQVMNPTPAEERPAKRGRGRGEGQERRRRNNDRAADKGE
- the rplV gene encoding 50S ribosomal protein L22: MEVTAKLRGAAISAQKARLVADQVRGKSVARALDILNFSNKKAAVLVKKALESAIANAEHNNGLDVDDLKVTTIFVDEGMSLKRIMPRAKGRADRITKRTCHITVKVGV
- the rpsS gene encoding 30S ribosomal protein S19 is translated as MPRSLKKGPFVDAHLFAKVEAAIASNSRKPIKTWSRRSMILPDFVGLTISVHNGRNHVPVIITEHMVGHKLGEFAPTRTYRGHGVDKKSKR
- the rplB gene encoding 50S ribosomal protein L2, whose amino-acid sequence is MPIQKCKPTSPGRRFVEKVVHDHLHKGRPYAPLVEAKKRTGGRNNNGHITTRHVGGGHKQHYRIVDFKRNKDGIPAVVERIEYDPNRTAHIALLKYADGERRYIIAPKGLRAGDSVQSGNDAPIRTGNCLPLRNMPLGSTLHNLELKIGKGAQLARSAGASVQLLGRDGSYAIIRLRSGEMRKVHVDCRAVIGEVSNSENNLRSLGKAGASRWRGVRPTVRGMAMNPVDHPHGGGEGRNKGIQPVSPWGQKAKGYKTRTNKRTSKMIIRDRRVK
- the rplW gene encoding 50S ribosomal protein L23, which encodes MNNERIYQVLKGPVFSEKAQILGDTAGVQVFKVDINATKLEIKKAVEKLFGVEVVKVNTTITKGKTKRFGRTLGRRSDVKKAYVTLKAGQDVEMADLGDTAENAAE